A DNA window from Aminiphilus circumscriptus DSM 16581 contains the following coding sequences:
- a CDS encoding dihydroneopterin aldolase codes for MLCTLKLDGMRFHAFHGSLEVERELGQVLEVSLCISYDVPLADLGKPDSVYAYAEIYETVQKVVMGTKFETMEGLTFAIAKKLLDEYAETEMVETSVKRGQLYVPGVLSSSEVTLMVTREDLLEE; via the coding sequence GTGCTTTGTACGTTGAAACTCGATGGAATGCGTTTTCATGCATTTCACGGCTCGCTCGAAGTGGAGCGGGAGCTGGGGCAGGTGCTGGAAGTTTCGCTGTGCATCAGCTACGATGTCCCTCTGGCGGACCTGGGAAAGCCGGACAGCGTCTATGCCTACGCGGAAATCTACGAGACGGTCCAGAAGGTGGTCATGGGAACAAAGTTCGAGACGATGGAAGGACTGACGTTCGCCATCGCGAAGAAACTCCTCGACGAGTACGCGGAGACGGAAATGGTGGAGACTTCGGTGAAGCGGGGGCAGCTCTATGTGCCGGGTGTCCTTTCCTCCTCCGAGGTAACGCTCATGGTGACGCGGGAGGATCTCCTCGAAGAATAG
- a CDS encoding glutaredoxin domain-containing protein yields MSVKVYSTPTCPWCTKVKEFLQSNGVAYEDIDVSKDREAAMEMVKNTKQMGVPVTVIGDRYIVGFDKDSLLEALRGAGLLA; encoded by the coding sequence GTGTCCGTGAAAGTGTATTCCACTCCAACGTGCCCCTGGTGTACGAAAGTGAAGGAATTTCTCCAGTCCAACGGCGTCGCCTACGAGGACATCGATGTCAGCAAGGATCGGGAGGCGGCCATGGAGATGGTGAAAAACACCAAGCAGATGGGTGTTCCCGTGACGGTCATAGGGGACCGTTATATTGTCGGGTTTGACAAGGATTCGCTCCTGGAGGCTCTTCGGGGCGCGGGATTGCTCGCCTGA
- the nuoE gene encoding NADH-quinone oxidoreductase subunit NuoE has protein sequence MTTAASVEAGTAARLDPIVERHRGKRGNTIPLLAEIQKELGYLPEEAIRYASAKLDIPAAELFGVATFYAMFRLQPEGRYVVRLCRGTACHVQGSLLIGEQLQRYLHVKEGETTEDGLFTLQFVACLGCCSLAPVMMVGNEVHGRLTPEKAVDVLETYRAKS, from the coding sequence ATGACGACGGCAGCATCAGTGGAAGCAGGCACTGCTGCGCGGCTCGATCCCATCGTGGAGCGGCACAGGGGGAAACGGGGCAATACCATCCCGTTGCTTGCGGAGATCCAGAAGGAACTCGGATATCTTCCTGAAGAGGCGATCCGCTACGCCTCGGCGAAACTCGATATTCCCGCAGCGGAATTGTTCGGCGTCGCAACTTTTTACGCCATGTTCCGTCTTCAGCCGGAGGGACGCTACGTGGTCCGTCTCTGCCGTGGAACGGCATGTCACGTCCAAGGTTCGCTCCTTATCGGCGAACAGCTCCAGCGGTATCTTCACGTCAAAGAGGGTGAAACCACCGAGGACGGGCTGTTCACGCTCCAGTTCGTCGCGTGTCTCGGCTGCTGCAGCCTCGCGCCCGTCATGATGGTCGGGAATGAAGTGCACGGACGCCTTACGCCGGAGAAGGCCGTGGACGTTCTCGAAACCTATCGGGCCAAGTCCTAG
- a CDS encoding NADH-quinone oxidoreductase subunit NuoF: MTKTIVKVGMASCGVAAGARPVFDKLSALLDGRNDVVLKQVGCVGLCFSEPLVEIEREGVRSLYGKVTPEFAEQIVQDHVDQGKVLTEGLIFSTSEAAPENTMVEKQVRVVLRNCGRIDPEKIDEYIAAGGYEALKKVLDSMAPEQVIQEILDSGLRGRGGAGFPTGLKWKFARAAQGSDKYVVCNADEGDPGAFMDRSVLESDPHSVLEGMAICAYAIGATHGIIYCRAEYPLAIKHLNIALEQARERGFLGERILGKDFSFDMYIKEGAGAFVCGEETALIASIEGKRGTPRPRPPFPAQSGVWGKPTNINNVETLANVAWIIQNGAGAFNRHGIGKSRGTKVFALAGKIAKGGLVEVPMGMPLREVIFDVGGGIPGGKSFKAVQMGGPSGGCIPAALLDTPVDYESINATGAIMGSGGMIVMDESTCVVDVAKFFLSFTQRESCGKCPFCRIGTKRMLEILERISKGEGKMEDLDLLEELCAQIKDGSLCGLGQTAPNPVLTTLKYFRTEYETHILDRKCPAKACTSLIHYTINPTTCIGCTKCARICPVKAISGSVKQPHVIDDETCVRCGQCISACPVKAITVE, from the coding sequence ATGACGAAGACCATCGTGAAGGTGGGTATGGCGAGCTGCGGCGTCGCTGCGGGAGCCCGTCCCGTCTTTGACAAGCTCTCTGCCCTGCTCGACGGAAGGAACGATGTCGTCCTCAAGCAGGTCGGCTGCGTTGGGCTCTGTTTTTCCGAACCGCTCGTGGAAATCGAGCGGGAGGGTGTGCGTTCCCTCTATGGAAAGGTGACTCCGGAATTCGCGGAGCAGATCGTGCAAGACCATGTGGACCAGGGGAAAGTCCTTACCGAGGGACTGATCTTCTCCACGAGCGAAGCAGCCCCCGAAAATACCATGGTGGAGAAGCAGGTCAGGGTCGTCCTTCGGAACTGCGGACGTATCGACCCCGAGAAGATCGACGAATATATCGCAGCCGGAGGGTACGAAGCGCTCAAGAAAGTCCTCGACAGCATGGCCCCGGAACAGGTGATCCAGGAGATCCTCGACAGCGGTCTCCGGGGACGGGGCGGCGCCGGTTTTCCCACGGGACTCAAGTGGAAATTCGCCCGAGCTGCTCAGGGCAGTGACAAATACGTGGTCTGCAACGCCGACGAGGGAGACCCCGGTGCCTTCATGGACCGGTCGGTACTGGAAAGTGACCCTCACAGCGTTCTCGAGGGAATGGCCATTTGCGCCTACGCCATCGGAGCGACCCACGGAATCATCTACTGTCGCGCCGAATATCCTCTGGCGATCAAGCATTTGAACATCGCCCTCGAGCAGGCTCGGGAGCGAGGCTTCCTCGGCGAGCGTATCCTCGGGAAAGACTTCTCTTTCGACATGTACATCAAGGAAGGCGCGGGAGCCTTCGTCTGCGGCGAGGAAACGGCCCTCATCGCCTCCATCGAGGGCAAGCGCGGCACACCGCGCCCGAGACCTCCCTTCCCCGCCCAGAGCGGCGTCTGGGGAAAACCGACGAACATCAACAACGTGGAGACGCTCGCGAACGTCGCCTGGATCATCCAGAACGGAGCCGGCGCCTTCAATCGCCACGGCATCGGCAAGAGCCGCGGAACAAAGGTCTTTGCCCTGGCCGGAAAGATCGCCAAGGGCGGCTTGGTGGAAGTTCCCATGGGCATGCCGCTCCGGGAGGTTATCTTCGACGTGGGAGGCGGTATTCCCGGGGGGAAATCCTTCAAGGCCGTACAGATGGGAGGACCCTCCGGAGGATGCATTCCCGCGGCGCTGCTCGACACGCCGGTCGATTACGAATCCATCAATGCGACGGGGGCCATCATGGGCTCCGGTGGCATGATCGTCATGGACGAATCGACCTGCGTGGTGGACGTGGCGAAATTCTTTCTTTCCTTCACCCAGCGGGAATCCTGCGGCAAGTGCCCCTTCTGCCGCATCGGAACGAAGCGCATGCTCGAGATTCTGGAACGCATCAGCAAAGGCGAGGGGAAAATGGAAGATCTGGACCTGCTGGAGGAACTCTGCGCCCAGATCAAGGACGGTTCCCTCTGCGGGCTCGGCCAAACCGCGCCGAACCCGGTCCTCACCACGCTGAAATATTTCCGAACCGAATACGAGACGCACATCCTCGACAGAAAGTGCCCCGCCAAGGCCTGCACGTCTCTCATCCACTACACCATCAACCCCACTACATGCATCGGATGCACCAAATGTGCCCGCATCTGTCCCGTAAAGGCCATCAGTGGCTCGGTGAAGCAGCCCCATGTAATTGACGACGAGACCTGCGTCCGGTGCGGCCAGTGCATCAGCGCCTGTCCCGTCAAAGCCATTACCGTGGAATAA
- a CDS encoding FAD-dependent oxidoreductase, which translates to MSERTVKVILNGRDVYGKPGQRLLDLCAECGIEIPTLCYDPHLSLHGGCSICLVDIQGARALSRACATTITPNMVVRTDTDRVRKARKLGLELLFSDHVGDCRPPCALACPARGDVQAYVNLAAQGKYAESLEVLHRNVTLPASIGRVCPAPCQEKCRRNLVDEEPVSIREIKRFVADSCLAEGDLGGIPSIEENGRSVAVVGGGPAGLSAAYFLRLKGYAVTIFDKEPLLGGMMRYGIPDYRLPQDILQAEINWILAHGVEARTETALGKDITLEQLRDEHDAVVLAMGCWRSSPLRCPGEKLPGVLGGIDFLYSVNTGKPVQVGKRVAVVGGGNTAMDASRCAKRSGADKVYVVYRRTRDEMPAEETEIAEAMEEGVEFLFLAAPTAVEGAGKVERLLCERMILGEPDASGRRRPVPTGDTFTLEVDTVIAAIGQAPDLASLPKNIHDGRGIISNEDYATPLPGVFVCGDLQHGPDIAIAAIGNGHWAAESVHASLTTGKAKRPFEYDVVRTDLTTADFAHVTRAPREHARHDEAAVRLQTPYEEYNHGLTEEQLFRDAARCMECGCPDLFECKLRQYGIDYEVQPGRVAGEHISKEEEVNTYYVRNMDKCILCGRCVRTCDEIAGFHAIDFTRRGFEGSIDTEYWKSVDTSACTSCGLCVQLCPVGALLEKRAPRKPHSEKPRLVPTACGACPVACDITLNLDAAQSRVVRVTTDLDNPLSHTFGNSCAQGRFDLERHWTNRVEEPMLRGTPVPWGALLDDLASRLRKGAEAGEKTAILVGGDLSNEEYRLLDRFAAEALPGTVLGVVGADALRSAQMQTKTIPDAFSLASYDEIRNADTYLLVETDTEFTHPVFTSWIRLAQRKRNARVLVVGNGENTLLKGEALRMTPREKRTDALFKGLLRALLVAKGETPGSDLDDATPGKTAALTGVSVETLEHAARILAEGKSLVTLIGENAYGVEACLAGLLALLHKLEQKRYLFLNERTNVHAALTYAPGAVSVAEIKAALARGEMKQLLFVGTTLDEAELSPKELAKTDLLALAVTHDSASLAEATHVLPLAHWTEREGTVTTLSGLSVRQTRGIFSPGEALPLTWILTTLARRLDKELAASPAAACRSTS; encoded by the coding sequence ATGAGCGAACGAACTGTAAAAGTCATCCTCAACGGACGCGACGTCTACGGAAAGCCGGGACAGCGTCTTTTGGATCTCTGCGCGGAGTGCGGTATCGAAATTCCCACACTTTGTTACGATCCTCATCTTTCTCTCCACGGAGGCTGCTCCATCTGCCTCGTGGACATCCAGGGCGCGCGGGCGCTTTCTCGAGCCTGCGCCACCACCATTACCCCCAACATGGTCGTCCGGACCGACACAGACCGGGTCCGCAAGGCACGCAAGCTCGGGCTGGAACTCCTCTTTTCGGACCACGTGGGAGACTGTCGCCCCCCTTGCGCACTCGCCTGCCCTGCAAGAGGTGATGTCCAGGCCTACGTCAACCTCGCCGCCCAGGGGAAATACGCGGAATCCCTGGAGGTCCTTCACAGGAACGTCACGCTTCCTGCCTCCATCGGCCGGGTTTGCCCCGCTCCCTGCCAGGAGAAATGCCGACGAAACCTCGTGGACGAGGAACCCGTTTCAATCAGGGAGATCAAGCGCTTCGTGGCGGACTCCTGCCTCGCCGAGGGGGATCTCGGCGGCATTCCCTCCATCGAGGAGAACGGACGTTCCGTGGCCGTCGTTGGCGGCGGACCTGCGGGACTTTCCGCGGCCTATTTCCTGCGCCTCAAGGGATATGCGGTGACCATCTTTGACAAGGAACCGCTCCTCGGGGGAATGATGCGCTATGGCATCCCCGATTATCGCCTGCCCCAGGACATTTTACAGGCGGAAATCAACTGGATTCTCGCGCACGGTGTCGAGGCGAGGACCGAGACGGCACTCGGCAAGGACATCACCCTGGAACAACTCCGGGACGAACACGATGCGGTGGTCCTCGCCATGGGGTGTTGGCGTTCCTCACCTCTGCGCTGCCCCGGCGAGAAGCTGCCGGGTGTACTTGGCGGCATCGATTTCCTCTACTCCGTCAACACGGGAAAACCAGTCCAGGTGGGCAAGCGGGTAGCCGTGGTGGGCGGCGGTAACACCGCCATGGATGCCTCCCGCTGCGCGAAACGCTCCGGAGCGGACAAGGTCTATGTGGTCTACCGACGAACCAGGGATGAAATGCCTGCGGAGGAGACGGAAATCGCGGAAGCCATGGAGGAAGGCGTGGAATTCCTCTTCCTCGCGGCACCAACGGCTGTGGAGGGAGCTGGCAAAGTGGAACGCCTCCTCTGCGAGCGCATGATCCTTGGGGAGCCCGATGCATCGGGGCGAAGGCGTCCCGTCCCCACCGGCGACACCTTCACCCTGGAGGTGGATACGGTCATCGCTGCCATCGGCCAGGCTCCCGATCTTGCATCCCTGCCGAAGAACATCCACGACGGAAGGGGTATCATCTCCAACGAGGATTACGCCACACCCCTTCCTGGAGTCTTCGTCTGCGGCGACCTGCAGCACGGTCCAGACATCGCCATCGCCGCCATCGGCAACGGCCACTGGGCGGCGGAATCGGTGCATGCCTCTCTTACCACTGGCAAGGCAAAACGACCCTTCGAATACGACGTGGTCAGAACGGATCTGACGACGGCGGATTTCGCCCACGTGACAAGAGCACCCAGGGAACACGCCCGTCATGACGAAGCGGCCGTCCGCCTCCAGACCCCCTATGAGGAGTACAATCACGGCCTCACAGAGGAACAACTCTTTCGGGATGCTGCCCGCTGCATGGAATGCGGCTGTCCCGATCTCTTCGAGTGCAAGCTCCGGCAATACGGCATCGACTACGAAGTCCAGCCAGGCCGCGTCGCCGGGGAGCACATCTCCAAGGAAGAAGAGGTCAACACCTACTACGTGCGCAACATGGACAAGTGCATTCTCTGTGGGCGTTGTGTCCGCACCTGCGACGAGATCGCGGGCTTCCACGCCATCGACTTCACCCGCCGAGGCTTCGAGGGAAGCATCGACACGGAATACTGGAAAAGCGTGGACACCTCGGCCTGTACGTCCTGCGGGCTCTGCGTCCAACTCTGCCCAGTGGGTGCGTTGCTTGAAAAACGAGCCCCCAGAAAACCCCACTCGGAAAAGCCTCGGCTCGTCCCCACCGCCTGCGGCGCCTGTCCCGTGGCGTGTGACATCACGCTGAACCTCGACGCAGCGCAGAGCAGGGTCGTCCGCGTCACCACCGACCTGGACAATCCGCTTTCCCACACTTTCGGAAACAGCTGTGCCCAGGGACGCTTCGATCTCGAACGTCACTGGACGAACCGTGTCGAGGAGCCCATGCTTCGGGGAACTCCTGTACCGTGGGGAGCGCTTCTGGACGACCTGGCATCCAGGCTTCGCAAGGGTGCGGAAGCCGGAGAAAAAACAGCGATCCTCGTCGGAGGCGATCTTTCCAACGAAGAATATCGTCTTCTCGATCGCTTTGCCGCGGAGGCGCTTCCCGGAACCGTCCTCGGCGTTGTCGGCGCCGACGCACTTCGCTCGGCACAGATGCAAACCAAGACCATTCCTGACGCATTCTCTCTCGCGTCCTACGACGAGATCCGCAACGCGGACACCTATCTTCTTGTCGAAACCGATACGGAATTCACCCATCCCGTTTTCACCTCCTGGATCCGCCTTGCCCAGAGAAAAAGGAACGCCCGCGTTCTCGTGGTGGGAAACGGTGAAAACACCCTTCTCAAAGGTGAGGCTCTTCGGATGACACCGAGGGAAAAACGAACGGATGCGCTTTTCAAGGGACTTCTTCGGGCGCTTCTCGTCGCGAAAGGTGAAACACCGGGAAGCGATCTCGACGACGCCACACCGGGAAAAACCGCAGCGCTTACGGGAGTTTCGGTGGAAACTCTCGAGCACGCGGCCCGTATCCTTGCCGAAGGCAAATCCCTGGTCACCCTCATCGGAGAGAACGCCTACGGAGTCGAGGCATGTCTCGCAGGTCTTCTCGCACTGCTGCATAAACTGGAACAAAAACGGTACCTCTTCCTCAACGAAAGGACGAACGTCCACGCAGCTCTGACCTACGCCCCCGGCGCCGTCTCCGTGGCGGAGATCAAAGCCGCTCTCGCCAGGGGAGAGATGAAACAACTTCTGTTCGTCGGAACAACTCTCGACGAAGCGGAACTCTCACCAAAGGAACTCGCGAAGACAGATCTCCTCGCACTTGCAGTCACACACGACAGCGCCAGCCTCGCAGAAGCCACCCACGTGCTTCCCCTTGCACATTGGACAGAACGGGAGGGCACCGTCACCACGCTTTCGGGTCTTTCCGTACGACAGACCCGCGGGATTTTCTCCCCGGGAGAGGCACTTCCCTTGACATGGATTCTGACGACCCTTGCACGGCGCCTAGACAAGGAGCTTGCCGCTTCTCCCGCGGCAGCATGCCGTTCCACCTCGTGA